The genomic DNA CCAAATCGTGCACAAAAGATTCCTCAATTTTGTTTTAACTtaacaaaaccaaaaccaaaaaattattcaaaacagATTAATCCAAGAAAAAACACACCCAAAATCAATCCAAACACCCAAACCAATTACCCAAAGCCCAAAATTATTACACTAAACTTTGACTAAGAACTAGGGGTGAGCACAACTTCGATTAAACCGAAGTAACTGAACTGAACcgatatttttttcaaaattattgcaCTAAGCTTTGACCAAGAACTAGAGGTGAGCATAACTTCGGCTAAACTGaagtaaccgaatcgaaccgatatttttttcaaaattattacacTAAACTTTGACCAAAAACTAGGGGTGAGCATAACTTCGGTTGGTTCggctattttttttcaaaatttcgattcggttaaattttttggaaagttcaattttcggtgttcagtttgattttttgtttgaaataatcaaaataactgaatcgaactaaagttacaaaaatgatgtcattttgggTTTATTATAAAAGCAAAGTGAAAATATGCCACACAGTCACAAACACAGAAGAGAAGACCTAGATTAAAAGGCGGAAGGACAGAACTGATCCTTCCATTCGCTCAACCCTCACCTTTCTATCGTCTCCGACTCTCCGGCATGGAGGCACCAACACCCTCTCTGATGCTGACGTTAACGTCGCGGCACCTGAGGCAGAGACTCttatgaaggatcatgaacgaggaaacaaagcatgcaacggaagcgttttaaaatcaaaaaacgttcctcgtattgataagaatctaggagacttacttttgcggcggattaccggacggaatggagcgatgggagcttcttcgcgttgtggagacgacggctgtcctgctagccttcggctccgtcgcatcagaactcaaatgcaccctttcgatcttccggagtatgactcgaactcgtggcctctcttcggtgaagaagaatgaaaaacgacttagatgaaaaaacaaccaaagagagatatatatagggagaaccctagggttaaaaccctagtgggccaaaccctaatgggccaagatcatttaattaatatctaactgggttagcccaattaattaattaaaaaccctaatgaactattattttattctagcccaatggaccattctgaataaaataattctctctcaatgtaattcatccaacaagccaaatgtattaaaaaatacatgagttacatcgagctaccccggggaccaaaagacaaattattcacggctactaaaatgaccaaaatatccctgctacctagtagctatattttgtcattctaagtgttccaactatcaccatatggtaacactgaccccacgaataattttgcatatgccatgtctttgacctactagtgtaatgacgaaaatacccctctgcgtaacacccatcatttagaaaggaataatgtactaacacctttctaaatgacttctaccatccttagatcactagtccaataatccgtgactactcgaatgtacttgcttatcactgggagctacccagaagcacacactcttaagtcatgttcccagggccctggattattcgattattcttggacaatcacaagggggtgaatcacagaaactatcttgtattagtctgtcttagctaattagaaaccatactcccaactcaaaaggatattgatctttgatagacctcacctacaatgaatctaagaatatagctttaggttcactagaccaccaactaatactcaagtattagagtactcgtccacgtagtagcagtgatagactagctccatgataattagtactttgtcattagcttctatcacaggtccactctacgcattccaaatgcgcttgtacaattagagtaaacggactgtttactggctaaggcaagccatcctccattaggatctattgcacaatgatcttatcatgatagaatgcccagttctatcaaaagatcaagagttatattttcttacttattaagtacccatgattcatgcctaactgtaaagaacgacccatcacatgaatcacttacttaatagcatggacacctttccaacaattaaatgcaaataatatatgtgccataaactgaataaaagaaacatcattaccataaattaaacaaaacgtgtctttagggcatacatttccaacatctTACTCACCTGGAACTTCAAGATTGGACTGATATGGACACGAGATGCCAAGAGAGACCAAGACcgatagagagagagaccctTCGAGTCCATCGCCATCAATGTCACCTCCGCCTTCAATGCCTTTCCCTTTGCCATCACCAGTCGGCCACCCCTCACCTTTCTCTTTGCTGATCGTCATCCCCTTCGTCAGACCTAGACCAATGCCTTTCCCTTCGCCAATCGCCGTCCCTTCGTCTCCttgtttcttcctttctttgtgcTTGGACGATCGACCCATACCAACGATGACCGATCGTCGACAGAGGTTAGTATTGACAATTAGGTTAGGGTTTTGtaagatttttcaattttttgactTTCAATGAGATTAGTTTCTTGATGTATTTCTTCATTTGCATtatgcattttttatttgtatttccTTCGTTTGCACAAATGGATTTGTGTTCTCTCAACCTCTCGTTTGTATTTCCTTCAGATCTTTCTCACTGTAAATGGTTTTGCATTTTTCTGTATCAATGGATGTTGttcttgtatttcatttatGCAAATCTCATTTTTGTAAATTGGTTTGTTTCTATACCAATTTATGGTTTTGCACAATCGATTATCGATTATCGGTTTGATTAACTTAATTTAGATTTTGATTATTTCTGTTTTGGTTAGTTTGGTTAATTGGAATTAATTGAccgatttggtttgattattaCATACAGTTCAGTTcgatttgattaatattttttaatcgattgcacacccctatcAAAAACTAAGAATTGTCCTCTTCCACCCTCAAGCCCAGAATGCGTGACGTCATTTTTTGGAAAGCTCAACTCATGGTTCACAACTTCCTCCTTTAGGCGGCAATCGGCGACAAGCGAGTCAAAATAATCAGTGATATGGCTTTCTGATGGTGTGGACTAATGGCAATAATGCACGGTGACAGTGGTCTGGCTGCAATCATGATGATTTCCTTCCTTCTCAAATCTAATCGGTAGTGAGCAAACAATAGTGGTGGACCTTTCTCATGTAGTTGGCTGTGCAATGATCGTTGGCAAATCAACGACGGTGGTCGACGATCTGGTTGGTCGACAAGTCCTTCCTGCGGTGGCAGCTTCTTCCCTGCGGCGGCTGACGATCCAGTTGGTCAGCAAATCCTTTTCCACAAACCAGCAACAAGGAAACACGATGTTTTCGTGTTCTATACACCACCCTACAATATCTTTCCCCcgcctttttttttatatataattttctccaACAAACAATTTTTGGAAAAGGGCAATCTCACAACCAAATCCAATCAAGACTTTGATGCCACTTGTTAGGATCAATCGTGCAACTTGacaacaaaaacataaatcaaataaaaaaaataacgatgcccaaaatattgatttttttccatTCAACCTCCAATGTTTATAATTCCTACATAAGAAAAGTTAGGGAAAGCAAATCAATTTTATGACTTTAGATAATTGATTGCACCACACATTGAGATTCTATTTATAGGTAACAAAGCTCGAGTTATGCTGGGATTAGAATTCTTTTAAACCTATCCTAATTCCCTAATTAGACTTCTTatgaaattagaattaatgggagaaaaaaaaattctataaaattatctctaatttaaactaaagagataagaatacaatcacaaataaaaaagaatttaagAAATTATCTCAACAGATTAAAAGTTGAAAAGATGGTAGTAAGCAACACGACTAAGAAGTGGAAAGGACAGAGATTCTTTGGTGGAGGGGTTTTGGTTTAACCATCTCATTGCCATGCGACACTTGCTAGCTACTACTATtccatatattatttttatttgaatgcaAGAACCAATAGTTTGTAGTTGGCGAAGTACTAATGTGCCCATGATAATTTGCCCGCTCTGCCACATGTGGGGCGCCGATTGGCCAAGGGAATTAGAGAGGATAATCTCAGTAGCATATAAGAGGATGGATGCCATCTGGCTGTTCTTGATTTGTCTATTTTGAAGAGGACCAGAATATTCACGTGGGGCGGGCAGCCCAAATGGCAAAACCTATAAGACAAGGAAATGGTCGTTCACAAAATCTCCTCTAATCCCTTCTCCACCAATTATCATCTATCTCTCACGTGGGACTGTTTGGCCCACCCCACCATCCCCCTATTTCCTCTCTTTTCCACGGTTATATATTCTGATCTTTCATCCTATTCATCATCATGAATTCATGATCCacgatcatatatatatatatatatatataattttacacCTTCTAGCTCTTCTTCAACAACTTCCTTTAATCTCATCAATATATATCAGTTTCTTCGGTCTCATCAGTttctgctatatatatatatcatatctCGTTAAATTAAGATCAGAGATATATAGTATAAGCTTATATATATCATGGGAGACTCCTCTGCtaattcatatatacatatggtaCGCACGTAATTGAAATaaagttgttgttgttgttgttgttgtttcattttacttatttattttttatgtttggcTGGCTATATTTGAACTTAAATATTCTTTTCTACTGTTATTTgtacatgtatatgtatatatgcaggTGCAACACTTGATAGAGAAGTGCCTGATCTTCCACATGAGCAAAGAGGAGTGCATGGAAGTCCTATCCAAACATGCAAGTATTGAACCGGTCATCACTTCAACAGGTTccgtttcttttttcttttgttctgtTTTTCTCCTATGGAAATTCATTTCGTTTCCAATCACATACTCATACTATTCATGCACATGCACAAACACTCAAGCTTCGTTTTGCTTGGAAACCTAATTACAAGCAAAGCTAGTAGGACAGTGAACGGAAGAAACTTGTACAGAAAGCAATTAAACTCAAATGGAGAAAACCCAACCACCAAATACAATCGTagatgtatgtgtgtgtgtgtgtgtgtgtgtgtgtgcaaagAGATGCCGTAGATCATGTTGTATAGTCTGGAAATCATGTTTCCATATTAGgcaagctagctagctagctacttCAGCTGTCAACTAGCAAATTTTATCGAGGCAGTCTCAGATTTAGTTTCTTTTGTACAATAATTCTATCCGTTGGCATACGTACATGGTTCAAGTGCCTTAGCAAGACTAAGAAAGTTGGTCCATGCGGCCTGGGTTAAGATCAAACTAGCTATAAGACTGCAAgcacatatctatatatatatatatatatatctatgtatcCGATGCTTCTAATTAGACCAGAAaattaatgaagaaaaccttAATTAGCTATTGGAATGACCTTTTGCTATGAAATTTTATGTGATCATGTTATTGATCAAATTCCCCATGCAGTATGGAACGAGTTAGAGAAAGAGAACAAAGAATTCTTCGAGGCCTACTCCCAATCTCAAACCAAAGAAGACAGGATGTCTGAGGCAGAAGCTAGCGAAATGATTCAGAGAATGATATCCGATCATTCATCAAAAGATTCGAAGGACACCTAAATGTCATGCTGCGTGAATATATTATAGCTAGAAAGAAGATCATATTTGGATTCAACTGGGCTCTCAATTTGTTTTGTAATAAGACATACGTATAGACATGCCTAGTACGATCCTAGTGGTCCTCACCTAGATGATCCAATGGccaaatgatgatatggtactTGGACTAAGCTGTCCAACACCTGGAGAATCTTCCCGTTTCATCGTTATTTGCTGAGAAGTTTGGCTCTAGTGCTGTCTTGTAGCGTTTCATTGCTGAGGATCCAATGTGATGTACGGGCCCAatcgcaatatatatataaataaaaagcaTGAAAACGGGGAGtagctgtgtgtgtgtgtgtaaacgTCGCAGTcatgcacttttttttttcttgatgttTTTTGGCCTGTAGAGGAGATGATAGGCAGATGTTTCGTATGGGTAAAACTGGAAGTTAAGAGAGAAAGTAAAGTTGTAAGGAATAAAATTGTTAGAAATTTACGATGATTAAAACTGTAAAGAGATTGaacttatatataatatgatgtGTTGGATATAGACTGCTATAAGAGAGTAGATATAAGGAATACATATGCATACAAACTCCTACATTGATCAcagtaaataattattgttgtttGAATGctgcaataatatttaaatgtcAAGAACTTATCTTCAAGCCGTTaagactataaaaaataaaatgatcaaaGAGTACAAGACATtctttgtataaatattttgatatttaagtcaGATTCTTGAAAATGGTGATGAATTTGCAAAACCTTTGAATCAAAATTAGTACACCTTTCTAAATATAGGTTCACCTATTTATTGGGAGTTTAGACACTTGTGATAAGTAtccctacatatatatatatattggggtatgttagaaaaattaaagtcaaaaattcaaaaaatccaAGAAATACCCAAGAAAGCTGAAGACCCAGATGGCCTCAAAGAGTCTTTCGGGCAAGAGTCTCCAAAAGACTCTAAAGGGTTTTCGGGCCAACCATACCCCTAAGCTGATCAGACCCCCTAAGCACAAGACTCATTCGGAGTGTGTTCCGTCCCAAAGTCACCTAATGACTCCAAAATGTCTTCGAGAAAGCCAAGCCCTTAAcaccacaaaaaaattaattttttgcggtggttcttttgcggtggttttaaaaatcgctgcaaaacaTGGTGCtttgcggcggtttcgaaaTCGCGGCAAAATATggtttttgcgacgatttttttaaaattttgcggcagtttcataaaatcgtcacaaaattcagtaaaacatttaattttgcgacggttttcaaaatacagtctctaaatttaaaaaataattaaataattaaaaaattaaattcaatttcgcggtgatttttgagaaaccgtcgctaaattcaaaaaattaataattcaaaattacaaataaaataatatttgcggtggttttcaaaaaccgtcgcaaaattcattaaaaaattaaatttatcagtGGTTTTCGAAAAATTGTcgataaattcaaaaaattatataattcaaaattaaaattaaattaacatttacgaCGATTTTTataaaccgtcgcaaaattcattaaaaaaattaaattttacttaagaaaataattaaaaattaaattaataaaaataaatttaaaattgatttaaattaatagcaaaattcatttaaaatttaattttaaaaaataaaaataaatttaacaaaattttaataatttttaaaatatatataaaatcttcttttttatttttaatcaattaatttatttaatttaactcaattaatttatttttaatttattccattattcttttaaaaaataatcagtcaataaatgtttttaatatatattaaaaaatataaaatataattctgaaaattaattgttagattagtatataatatatatatttgcatatatGTCAAGGGGTGCTTCGCAGATTAGGAGGTTCGCACGCGCGCGCGTACTTAAGATCTTGGTTCAAAACTTGGGGAGAAGAAGgtgctgggatttaatttccagcatcccCACGTGGCGCGCAAGGCCAGCGCaagcaattaaatttttaattttagcgacggttttaaaaccacagctaaaattaaaaaaattaattttttattaattttctcgacggttttgaaaccgccgttaaaattaaaaatttattttttttttattaattttctcggctattttgaaaccgtcgctaaaattaaatttttttttttaaattttttgtggcAGTTTCAAAATTGCCGCttgattgatgatgaaaaatgcaaaatttgttatgttcttattacctcctaatctatttgatcgacttaaaatctccagaattgcttgttgcagtccaaaagaaggaaaagagatgaaagaatgactcatactctccaaaggcatgattgaaagaggaataaaaagtcaagaaataaaggtgttctaataaaagtcaaagccattcgaatgagtcttcaaaggtattcaaatatcgagcaaaacagaagaaagctgctgtaacgccccgctcccacttacgggtgttactcgtgaacaattacccgaattgtccacctgcccggtctttgatgaagggtggaccatgtttcaagaagaaacgccctaggtgggaactaggctcgtccttcccttcccttaaaccccaggatttactagcaaaattgggcttcaaaccacaccgcgtttggttaaaaagaaacctCGCGAAGACGCTCAATcatcattttctcatttgaattcaatTCTTTTCTGACCAAGAATTTTatcgggctccaaaaatcaccatttaaaccaaaccattgatggatcaccaattttggagaaaaactcatcattttcaaattttcggcattaatctccaaaatgccctaaaattccctttattttgaaaattcctctggggcccaaattcaattaagaaatgccccaaaatttcccaaaatttcaaatttttttaaaagaatttggccAGCGGGGCCCGCTGGCACGCCTGGGGCCCCActgggcgctggccgcgcatgcccccgcgcgcgcggctgcaCACCTGCCCACGCGCGACCGCCTGCTCGCACGCGCGATCGCGGCAGCCCGCGCGCGTGCGGCCGCCCATGCGGCCCTGCCCGCGCGCAGGCTGCAGCCTACTACTgctgattcaaaaaaaaaaccctttttttttttttttttctcttgggcttcccaacccaatttttccagaatttaaattaaataaataaaattcactttcttttcattttagcCTCTTTCTTTCAagattaaggcttaaaccatgctctttgaatatttcacaacatacaccaaatttttccttccatttcacacatgagccttacacatCCTATTGTCGCTCACATAACAACCTCCAAATAAATCTCACACatgattaaatacaacaaatggCTCTCCTAGCCATAAAGTCACAATTAAAATAACCAtatgcctaggcttctttaagccttaaccttacaacaaaaataaatgtaatataCTCCAAGAGCTTCCAatcacaagcttgcaactttcccttttctcttgccATTaaaacctacaaggggaggataaaacctcatgagctcaaaagctcagtaagggtgcatatgcaaagtaaatacaagcataacaaatttatgtaatggcaaatgtgtactacccggtattacatggtgttgaaataaataatttttggattattttgtcaggacctcgggtggtcagGAAAgccaagggtcaatctcgagaaattaattaataaactttgtcgaattggcggctgggagtgcctcgggacttggatgtacagggaagaaggcaagagattgacgagcgtctcaagatgagattaatgacgctggaagcagtccgatcgggaataattttcggaataaattctatataagcccgaatgggtgccAATATCAAATAGGcggaggggacctcctagaagctaaggggaccctaggggtggttcgattttctgagtaaggcaacccttaagcgttttcgggtcaaattaaggtcccatgcaggcgcagggacaaaattggctttatcgagtaaaagtcaaattattaattttggagaattaatgttttagtggcttgtgggaaattaattaaaatcttgggagggtccaagtgtaattataaaatcccctaagtgcaattatcaatTTTCTTAAGTGGAATTAGGGAATAATTGAGGGATTCATGtgtgaattatatataaatatatatatatacatatatggacGTGTGCAGgcgaggaagcttccttgaagcttcatgAGTCCTCTaccatttgaaatggccgaacAGATGAGAGTGGggttagagaagaaatgagagagagcattgagagagagatcgaggccGCGAGGGTGGCTGGCCGATGATCGAGCAGCAAGCAACGATTAAAAAGCAGGGGCGCTGCAGGTAGCGGATGGCTGGAAGAGGAAGCCAATGtgatggctgccatggccgatgtgAGGCGGAGCAGAGGCAGACCAGCGAGGGAGCGGATGAGCTCGGGAGAGAGCCTTGCCGAGTGTATGTGAGCTTGTGcgagagagagtgtgtgagaGAAAAGCTAAATGGCAACCGGTCATGGCAGTCGCTGCCATGGCCAACACTTAAAGCAGCGGTCGTGGCCGAGACAGGGGTAGCCATGGCGCGCTCAGCGGTAGGTGGTGCTGCCAGGAGGAAGAGGGCGGCCAGTAATGGAAGCAGTAGCAGCTCGAGGGCGGCCAATGGCAGTCGACGCTACTACCAGACGTCGCCCATGGTGGCTGGAAGCGACCGAGTAGCAGGAGCTGCTGTGCGCGGCGGTGCTGTGTGCAGGTCGGAGGCGCTCGCGGGGGGAGCCGTGGCTACTCGCAGCGGGAGGCGGCGTTGTCGGCCAATAGCAGCGGCCGGCGAAGCAAGGCAGCAGCTGGAGGAGGCCGCCAtgcgtgaggaagaagaagggagacGCGCGCAGAGGAGAGGCgcggagaagaagatgaacaggggagaaaagaaaagaaaagaaaagaaaagaaaaatatggaaaatgggagaaatagccaaaaattccagaaaaattagGGAAAGTTTTGGAAATAAGTTTGGGGCCCGAGGAACGTGCTGGAAGCCGAGAATGAGGTTTGGGCGCAAGATTTGCGGCCAAAGAAGCAATGCCGGATGAGCTTTTTCTCGATatcttctccaaaattaattgaggtaaattgagttaattcttccttaactaatttcattaaatgagataatgaattgtgtagtattggttggataaaaccctgtgttggggttatttgaaatcttgttgatggatgattttggcgatgtgcggcgtagttgagggcattggttaaatgccggatgttaatggagttggggttttgtgtgttttgcatctaggtttgaccggggaggcagtgatcctagaggaactaaaggttcgggctggagttcgtgccgaggcggagttgaggcttcgagccaggtaagggatggccccatgtggaggtggccttgcaagttggtaaatatgtttgataatatttttatgttgtatTGGCacgtagtggttatatcttgtgtgatgcaagacctagtggacctatggccatatggaggactagtgaggtgggggctgataggttgatgcctcaaaccttagtgggttgtgaggatgaatggacctagcctcatttgcatgcatttggcatacataaacatgattatattcatatttacatgcattgcacccttactgagtctttatgactcatgaggttttacctcatgtgtagatgtagcaagtccagatgcaagcagggacgGTGCtaggaggctgttgtggcaattagcttgttgcctgagatgtgttgttgtgaaatctcttgtaatttttatatgtattcatgtaattgaatgtaaacgatattgagcactagatgtatttaattgttgaaatcatcgtagtgtgataaatgattgtgagattgttcgtggtatatggcttagttggagaagccgagtttcggaccgagtaagattagcaaggtatgttctcataaatccccaatactcagcgaaataTTTGttatgctagccttgtgcctgggtcacctctggcttgctatggggcgagctgaagagaggtgaagctcactcgggtttcgggtctcggtccgctgagtttttcctTGTTTGTGTTGAGACcaattcttgagtggagcgaagggatggacgaagcctagttcccacctagggcgtttcctgttgaaacatagtccacccCTTCAGTTgcggttcgtcgggtgagtaatccgatcgattatttaccggtagcgcccgtaagtgggagcgggtcgttacaaaatgcatgcaagcatggttaggttattccatcctcacaacccaacatggtttgaggcatcaacctaccacttttccccacccccatggccataggtcttaTGTACAATaaaacatgcaaagagatacatacaaatttatgcaacctacttacaatgcaatgcaaggcctccaccacttggggccatcccttaccttaacaatcttctctttgaagctttaaatcttcttctcaagagagcttccccatcctcttctcccatctaggatgacattaaaacaaaaactcactttccttgcatataagaacactaagtagagaagagaagaatggaacttaccttgatttgatcttcatttcttctccattct from Diospyros lotus cultivar Yz01 chromosome 4, ASM1463336v1, whole genome shotgun sequence includes the following:
- the LOC127800070 gene encoding uncharacterized protein LOC127800070; amino-acid sequence: MGDSSANSYIHMVQHLIEKCLIFHMSKEECMEVLSKHASIEPVITSTVWNELEKENKEFFEAYSQSQTKEDRMSEAEASEMIQRMISDHSSKDSKDT